GTGTGGGAGGAAAGCCCCGGCGAGGGCGAGGTCTACAGCTTCTCCATCATGCGCCGCTCGCCGACCGGCCCGTACGCCCTGGCCTACGTCACCCTGAACGAGGGCCCCCGAGTGCTGACCAACATCGTGGACGTGACGCCCGAGGACCTGAGGATCGGCATGCGGGTGAAAGTGCGCTTCCAGGAGACCGAGGGCGAAGGCCCGCCGGCGCCGGTTTTCGCCCCCGCCTAAGGGCGGCGACCAAGATCGAAGCCGCGTGGACCCGACCCATCAAATGAGTATTCGATCACCTGGAGCGGTCATCAAAGTAGAAGACCTTGCGCCAATTCACGATTTTGCGACGGCCGCTTTGTGTATAGAGTGGCGTCACGGTCGGGGGGTTACGGTTCAGGGAGATTGAAAGTGAAGCTTCGACTGATCACCGTCGCCGCGATCGCGACCGCCGCCGGCCTCGCCGCCTGCCAGCAGCGCACCGAAGAGCCCGCCGAAGTGACCGCGCCGCCCGCCGATGCGGCGACCACCGGCACGATGGGCGACACCGGCGCCATGGCTCCCGCTCCGGCCCCGGGGACGATGGGCGACACGACCGGGACGACCGGCACGATGGGCGACACCACGGGAACGATGGGCGCGACGACCCCGCCCCCCACCACGACCCCGCCGCCGACCGACGGCACGGGCACGACCGGCTCCACCACCACCCCGCCGCAGTAGGCGGACCCGGCTACCCGGCCTTCGCCGGGTCGCTCACCTCGGCGAGCACCTCCTCGGTGTGCTCGCCGAGCCTGGGCGCGTGACGCCGGATGTTCGCCGGCGACTTCGAGAACTTCACCGGCGGCTTGATCATCCGGTAGCGGCCGACCTCGGCGTGCTCGTAGGTCTGGAAGAAGTCCACCGCCTGCAGGTGCGGATCGGCGTCCAGGTCCTCGAACGTGTTGGTCTTCACCACCGGGATCGACAGCGGCTTGAGGATGTCGAGCCACTCCTGGGTCGTCTTGGTGGCCGCGGCCTGCTCGATGAGGCCGTAGAGCTCGCGCGTGTGCTTCGCCCGCGTCGCATAGTCGGCGAAGCGGGGATCGGATTTCACCGCCTCGCCGAAACCCGCAGCGTCGAAGAACTGGTCCCACTGCCGGTCGGTGTAGGGCAGCAGGCCGATGTAGCCGTCCTTGGTCCGGAACGGCTTGCGGTTGGGATTGATCACCCGCTGGTAGCCCCACTGGCCGGTCGGCGGCTCGTAGGCGCGGTCGTAGAGGTGCTCGACCAGCAGGAAGCTCGTCACGCACTCGTACATCGGCACTTCCACGAACTGGCCCTCGCCGGTGCGCTGGCGGTGCAGCAGGGCGGCGGTGACGCTCTGGGCGAAGAAGAGGCCCGAGACCTTGTCGGCGATCAGCGTCGGCAGGATGCGCGGAACCGGGTTCCCGTCCGTGCGCGGCAGGATGTCGGCCATGCCCGAGGCCGACTGGATCAGGTCGTCGTAGGCGGGCTCGCCCGCATAGGGCCCGTCCGAGCCGTAGCCGGCGGCGTGAGCGTAGACGATGTCGGGCCGTACCTGCGCCACATCCTCGTAGGCCAGGCCCAGGCGCTTCAGGCCCTCGTAGCGGATCGAGGTGGCGAAGACGTCGCAGGTGCGGATCAGCCGCCGCAGGGCGCGCCGCGCGCTCTCCTGCTTCAGGTCCAAGAGGATCGAGCGCTTGTTGCGGTTGATGGTCAGGAAGATCGGGCCCATGTCGCGCGGACAGCCCTCGGGCGTGTGGCCCGCCCAGCGCATGATGTCGCCGCCGTCGCCGCGGCCCGAGCCGGGGTCCTCCAGCTTGATCACATCGGCGCCCTGGTCGGCCAGGATCTGGGTGCCGTAGGCGCCGTTCACGACGCTGGTGAGGTCCAGGACCCGGATCCCGGCGAGCGGTCCGGTGGCCTTGTCCGCAAGCCGCTTGGCTTCCCCCACGTTACGTCTCCCCTGTGACCGGCGCATCGCTATGATGCCACCACAACACCAATTTCCGCCGGGGGAGGCCAGTGGACTTCGAGCTGTCCGAAGAGCACCGCATGCTCAAGGACCTGGTCGCCAGGTTCGTCCGCGACGAGCTCACGCCGCTGGAGGCCGGAGTCATGGCCCGCGAGGCCGAGGGCAAGGGCGCCTATCTCGCGCCCGAGGAGCACGCCCGGCTGGACGAGGTGTCCCGCCGTCTTGGGCTCTGGGGCCTGGACGCGCCCGAGGACGTCGGCGGCTCGGACCTGCCGATGGTCGCCATGGTCGGCGTCGAGGAGGAGCTGGGCCGCACCGTCACGCCCTACACCCTGCCGCCCGACAGCCCGAACCTGCGCATGCTGATGGCCACCGTCGACGAGCGCCAGCGGGCGGCCTACCTCGCGCCCTACGTGGCCGGCAAGACGGTCTCGGCGATCGGCATCTCCGAGCCCGGCGCCGGCTCGGACCCGGCGGCCATGACCACCCGCGCCGTGCGCGACGGGGACGACTGGGTGATCGACGGCCGGAAGATCTGGATCAGCCGCGCCGACCACGCCGACTTCACCATCCTGATGGCGGTCACCGACAAGGAGAAGGGCGCCCGCGGGGGCGTCTCGGCCTTCCTCGTCGACAAGGGGACTCCCGGCTTCAACGTCCTGCGCCGGATCCCCATGCTGGGCGGACAGTATACCTACGAGATCGCCCTGGAGGGCTGCCGGGTCGAGGGCTGGAAGCTGCTGGGCCAGGAGGGCGCAGGCTTCGCGCCCATGCAGACGCGGCTGGGGACCCGGCGCATCCAGATGGCCGCCTGGTCGGTCGGCATGGCGCAGCGGGCGCTGGACATGGTCGTGGACTATGCGCCCCAGCGGAAGACCTTCGGCGTCCCGCTGTCCGAGCGCCAGGCCATCCAGTGGTGGGTGGCCGAGGCCGCGACGAAGATCCACGCCGCGCGGCTGATGACCTACGACTGCGCCTGGAAGCTGGACCAGGGCCGCGACGTCCGCTCCGAGATCAGCATGATCAAGTGGTATGCGACCGAGATGGCCTATGAGACGGTCGACCGCGCCATGCAGGCGTTCGGCGCCATGGGCATGACCAAGGAGCTGCCCCTGCAGCTGATGCAGGCCAAGCTCCGCACCATGCGGATCTACGACGGGCCCACGGAAGTCCACAAATGGGTGGTGGCCCGAAACCTCCTGGGGACGAGAAGATGAAATCGGCTTTCGGCGACCACGTGACCGTGGCGATGGACGGACACGTGGCGGTGGTCACCCTGGACCGGGCCCCGCACAACTTCGTCTCGGTGGAGTTCATGCGCGACCTGGCCGACGCCATGGACGCGATCGACAACAACGACACGGCCCGGGCCATTGTGCTGCAGACCGAGGGCCGGACGTTCTGCGGCGGGGCGGACTTCTCCTCGCCCGACGACAAGGTGGCCTCGGGCATGGACGGGGTGCAGGCGCTCTACGCCCAGGCGGTGCGGCTGTTCTCGGTGGAGACCCCGATCGTCGCGGCCGTGCAAGGCGCGGCGGTGGGCGCGGGCCTGGGCCTGGCGCTGACGGCCGACTTCCGCGTCGCCGCGCCCGAGGCGCGGTTCGTGGCCAACTTCGTCAAGCTGGCGTTCCATCCCGGCTTCGGCCTCACCCACACCCTCCCGCGGGTGATCGGCCAGCAGCGCGCCAGCCTGATGTTCCTGACCGGCCGGCGGATCAAGGCCGAGGAGGCGCTGGCCTGGGGCCTGGTGGACGAACTGGTCCCGGCCGAGGAGGTGCGCGCCGCCGCCCTGCGGCTCGCCCACGAGATCGCCGAGAACGCGCCCCTGGCGGTCGTCTCCACGCGCAAGACCCTGCGCGCCGACCTCGCCGCCGCAGTGAAGGCCCAGACGGCGCACGAGCACCAGGAGCAGGCGCTGCTGCGCCAGACCGAGGACTTCAAGGAAGGCGTCCGCGCCGTCGCCGAGCGCCGCCCGGGGAACTGGGTCGGCCGCTGAGGCTCAGCCCAGGTTGAACCGCTCGCCGGCGGCGCGTTCGCACTCGGCGGCGAGCTCCTTGAACAGCAGCGACAGGATCACCAGCGCCCTGCCCTCCACGTCGGCCGCCTCGGCGCCCGGATGCCAGTCCACGGCCATGTCGAAGGCCAGTTCGGGGATCATGGCGTTGCGGCCCAGGACGCTGACCACGGCCGAGCCGGGCTCGCCCGGGCGGGCGCGGGCGGTGACCACCCAGCGGAGCTGTTCGTTGGCCCGGTCGGCCACCCCTAGCCCTCCACCGGCGCCGGGGCGCGGGGCGCCAGGGCCGCGGCTTCCCGGGCGAGCGCGGTGATCCGGTCCCAGTCGCCGGCGCGGACCGCGTCGGCCGGGGCCACCCAGCTGCCGCCGACGCAGATCACGTTCGGCAGGGCCAGGTACTCGGCGGCGTTCTTCGCGCCGACCCCGCCGGTGGGGCAGAACTTCGCCTGCTGGAAGGGACTCTGGTAGGCCTTCAGGGCGTCGACCCCCCCGACGATGTTCGCCGGGAAGAGCTTGAAGTGCGTAAAGCCGGCCGCGAGGCCCGCCATCAGTTCGGTGGCCGTGGCGACGCCGGGCAGCAGCGGCGCAGGGCCGTCGGGGCCCTCGCCCTCGATCAGGCCCGGGCTGACCACGAACTTCGCGCCCGCCTCGGCCGCGGCGCGGCGCATCTGACGGTTCAGCACGGTGCCGGCGCCGACGATGGCGCCCTCGATCCCGGACATGGCGCGGATGCAGTCCAGGGCCACGGGCGTGCGGAGCGTGACCTCCAGCACCGGAAGGCCGCCCGCCACCAGCGCCCGGCCGAGGGGCACGGCGTGGGCCACGTCGTCCACCACCAGCACCGGGATGACGGGCGCGCGGGTCAGGATGTCGGGCAGGGTCATAGACGCTCCATCTGCTCAAGTTCGCGCGCGGCGCCGACGATGGCCGGATAGGGATGCAGCACGAGATAGGTCGGGACGCCGCGAACATAGTCCGAGAGGCGGCCCTTGTCCTCGAAGCGGGCGCGGAAGGGGCCGGCGGCCAGCCGGTCGGCCATGCGCGGGGCGATGCCGCCCGAGACATAGACCCCGCCGCGGGCCCCGAAGCTGAGCGCGAGGTCGCCGGCCACCGAGCCCAGGATGCCGGCGAACCGGTCCAGCGCCGCGCCGGCCAGGGGATCGCCCGCCAGCCCCTCGGTCATCACCGCCGGCGGGTCGGCGAGCGGCGCGGGACGGCCCTCGATGTCCGCCAGCCCCTGGTAGATGTCGAACAGCCCCTGCCCCGACAGCAGCCGCTCGATCGAGACCCGGCCGTAGCGCGCCTTCAGCCGGCGCCAGAGCTCGACCTCGATCTCGTCGGTGGGGGCGAAGGCGGCGTGGCCGCCCTCGGTCGCCACGGCCACGTCGCCGCGCTCGCTGCGCGCCACGCCCGCCACGCCGAAGCCCGTGCCCGCGCCCAGGACCACCACCGGACAGTCGTAGGCGCCGCGGCCGAGGTCGGGACCGATGGCCCGCAGGTCGCCCGCGTCCAGCCGCGGGCACGCCAGCGCCTGGGCCGCGAAGTCGTTGATCAGCTTGACCGCCTCGAACTCGAAGTGGGCCAGGAGGTCGCCCTCGGTGACGTGCCAGTCGAGGTTGGTGAACTCGATCTCGCCGTCGAGCACCGGCCCGGCCACCGCGATCACCGCCCGGGGCGGCCGCCGCTTCCCCGCAGTGGTCTGGATGTACTCGGCGACGATGTCGGTGAGGCTGCCGTACTCGCGCGACTCGAAGGTGCGCGGGTTGCGGATGCGCCCTTCGACGTCCACCAGGGCGAAGCGGGCGTGGGTGCCGCCGACGTCGCCCACCAGGCCTGCGTACTGCGGCTTCATCAGGCCGCCTCGAACAGGGCGCAGGCGCCCGTGTCGGCGGGCCCGGCCGCCCGGCGCATCCAGCCGAACAGCTCGCGGCCGTAGCCGACCTCGGAGGACCGGCCGGTCGCCGGCTCGCGGGCCATCAGTTCTTTCACCTCCACCTTGATCTCCAGCCGTCCCGCCTCGGCGTCGAGGCGGATGACGTCGCCGTCCCGCACCCGGGCCAGCGGCCCGCCGTCCGCCGCCTCGGGAGTCATGTGGATCGCCGCCGGCACCTTGCCCGAGGCGCCCGACATCCGCCCGTCCGTGACCAGGGCCACCTTGAAGCCCTTGTCGAGCTGGACGCCGAGCGCGGGCGTCAGCGAGTGCAGCTCGGGCATCCCGTTCGCCCTCGGCCCCTGGAAGCGGACCACGGCCACGAAGTCGCGGTTCAGCTCGCCGCGCCTGTGCGCCGCCAGCAGCGCCTCCTGGTCGTCGAACACGAGGGCCGGGGCCTCGACGATCCGGTGCTCAGGCTTGACCGCCGAGGTCTTGATGACGCCGCGGCCGAGCGGGCCGGTCAGCAGCCGCAGGCCGCCCTCGGCCTGGAAGGGGTCGTCCGCCGGCCGCAGGATGTCGCGGTCGAGGGTGGCGGCGGGCCCCTCGCGCCAGACCAGGCGGCCGCCGTCGAGGAACGGCTCCTGCTGGTAGCGGCGAAGGCCGGGGCCGGCGACGGTCATGACGTCCTCGTGGGCCAGGCCCGCGTCGAGCAGCTGGCGTGTGACGAAGGCCATGCCGCCGGCGGCGTGGAAGGCGTTCACGTCCTCGGTCCCGTTCGGATAGACCCGGGCGATCAGCGGCGTCACGCGCGAGAGGTCGTCCATGTCCTCCCAGGTGATCCGCACGCCGGCGGCGCGGGCCATGGCCAGGATGTGCAGGGTGTGGTTGGTCGAGCCGCCGGTGGCCAGCAGGCCGGCGATCGCGTTCACCAGGCTCTTCTCGTCCACCACCGCCGAGAACGGGGCGTAGCCGTTGGTCCCGTCGCGGATCTCGAGCGCCCGGCGAGGAGCCGCGGCGGTCAGGGCGTCGCGCAGCGGGGTGTTGGGCGTGACGAAGGCCGCGCCGGGCAGGTGCAGGCCCGACAGCTCCATCATCATCTGGTTGGAGTTGGCCGTGCCGTAGAAGGTGCAGGTGCCGGGGCCGTGGTAGGACTTCATCTCGGAGTCCAGCAGCTCGTCGCGGGTCGCCTTGCCCTCGGCGTACAGCGCGCGGACCCGCGCCTTCTCGGAATTGGATATCCCCGAGGTCATCGGCCCGCCCGGCACGAAGATCACCGGCAGGTGGCCGAAGGCGGCGGCGCCGATGAACAGGCCGGGCACGATCTTGTCGCAGATGCCCAGCATCAGGGCCGCGTCGAAGGCGTCGTGGGTCAGGGCCACCGCCGTCGACATGGCGATCACGTCGCGGCTGAACAGCGACAGCTCCATGCCCGGCCGCCCCTGGGTGACGCCGTCGCACATGGCGGGCACGCCGCCGGCGTACTGGGCGGTGGCGCCGGCCTCGCGAGCCGCGTGCTTGATGATGGCGGGGAAGCGCTCGTACGGCTGATGGGCCGAGAGCATGTCGTTGTAGGCCGAGACGATGGCCACGTTCGGCGCCGCGGGGTCGCGCATCCGCTGCTTGTCGCCCTCGGGCGAGGCGGCGAAGGCGTGGGCCCAGTTGGCGCAGGACAGCTTGCCCCGGCCGGGCGACTGGCCGCGGGCGGCCTCCATCCGGGCCAGGTAGTCGGCGCGGCTCTCCCGGCTGCGTTCGACGATCCTCTGGGTGACCTCGGCCGTGACGGGATGCAGCATGGGCGCGTCCTTTGCGGGGCTAGTGGGTGGGCGACCAGAAGATTCGCACCGGCGCCGCCGAGCCCGCGAGCAGCCGCCCCACGGGCAGATCCTCGCCGGCCTGGGCGCGCCGGATCACCTCGCGCTTAGCGTCCCCCGCGATCAAGAGGAAGACGCTGCGAGCCTGGGTCAGGGCAGACATCGTCAGACTGACACGGGCGGTCGGCGGCTTGCCGAGCCCTTCCGGCACATCGACGAGATGCTCCTTCGTGGAGAGCGCATGGGCAAGCCCCGGATCGCCCGGGATCAGCGACGCGACATGGCCATCCTCGCCCATCCCCAGCAGGACCGCATCGAACGGAAGCAGGGCCCGGATCGCCGCCGGATCGGGCCTTGGCCAGAGCGGCAGCAGGTGCGCCTTGGCCGCCTCGCCGACCAGCAGCCGTTCGCGGACCTGCCGGGCGTTGGAGTCGGGCGACGAAGCCTCCACGCAGCGCTCGTCCGACAGCGTGACGACCACCCGCGCCCAGTCCAGCCTGGCCTTGGCCAGCCGGTCGTAGACGGGGCCCGGCGAGCGGCCGCCGGTAGCCACCAGCCCCGCCCGTCCGCGGGTCTTCAGGGCCTCGGACAGGCAGGCGGCGACGGCGTGCGCGCAGGCCTCGCCCAGGGCGTCGGCGGAGGAATAGGTTTCCAGCATCCAGGCCACCTTAACGCGCCGCGCGGCGGATGGCGCCTAGCGCCGAGGGGTGTGCGCCAGCCGCAGGATATTGGCCGCGCCCGGCGCGCCCATCGGCAGGCCGGCCAGGATCAGGATCCGCTGGGCGGGGCCGGCCAAGCCCGCGGCCATGGCCTCGTGGCAGGCGAGCTTGGGGATGTCCTCGGGGTCGCGGATGTCGGCCACCACGCGCGCCTCGACGCCCCACGCCAGGGCGAGCCGGCGGGCGGTGGCGAGCCGGGGTGTCAGCGCCAGCGTCGGCTGCACCGGCCGCTCGCGCCCGAGCCGCAGCGCCGTCTGGCCGGTGAGGGTGAAGGCGGCCACGCAGGCGGCCGAGGCCGTCTCGGCGGCGTGGAAGGCGGCCGAGACGAGGGCGTCGGCGTCGCCCACCTCGTGCTGGGCGCGCATCAGCTCGGACCAGCGCGGGTCCTGCTCCACCCGGGTGATGATGCGGTCCATGATCGAGACCGCCTCGAGCGGATAGTCGCCCGCCGCCGTCTCGGCCGAGAGCATCACCGCGTCGGCGCCCTCGTAGACCGCGCCGGCCACGTCCGAGGCCTCGGCGCGGGTCGGGGTCGGCGAGTGGATCATCGACTCCAGCATCTGGGTGGCCACGATCACCGGGATGCCGCGCATCCGGGCGGCGCGGATGAGCTGCTTCTGGGCGACCGGCACCTCCTCGGGCGCGAGCTCGACGCCGAGATCTCCGCGGGCGACCATCACCGCCTCGGAGAGGTCGAGGATCTCGTCGAGCGCGTTGAGGGCGGCCGGCTTCTCGATCTTGGCAAGAACCCCGGCCCGGCCGGCCACGATCTGGCGCAGCTCCGCCATGTCGGACGCCCGCTGGACGAACGACAGCGCCACCCAGTCGACGCCCTCCTGCAGGGCGAACGCCAGGTCCTTGCGGTCCTTCTCGGTGAGCGCGGGAATGGGGATGGCCGAGCCCGGCAGGTTCAGCCCCTTGTGGTCCGAGAGCTGCTCGCCGGCCTCGACGACGGTGTCGGCCCAGTCGGGGCCGTGCTTGACCACCCGCAGCCGGACCTTGCCGTCGTCCAGCAGGACCACGGCCCCCTCGCGGATGGCGGCGAACACCTCGGGGTGGGGCACGCCGACCCGCTCCGAGTCCCCCGGCGTCTTGTCCATGTCGATGCGGAAGCGCTGGCCCGCCTTCAGCGGCGCCGAACGCTCGGCGAACCGGCCGAGGCGCAGCTTGGGCCCCTGCAGGTCGGCGAGGACGGCGATGGGGCGACCGACCGCCTGCTCGGCCTTGCGCACGTTTTGGATCGTGCGCGCATGGTCGGCGTGGGTCCCGTGGCTGAAGTTCACCCGGAACACGTCGGCGCCGGCCAGGGCGAGCTCGCGCACCTTGTCGAGGTCGCGGCTGGCGGGGCCAAGGGTCGCGACGATGCGCGCGCGGCGGGCTCGGATCATAATCTTCCGTCGGTCTTCCTGGGAGCGGGCTCTGACGAACGCGCAAGCGAGTCGCGAGCTTCCGGCGCCAAAGTTATCCAATCACGTTTAACTCACGTCGAGCGGAAACGGGGGGCTATGACGTGACCGCGCCCGCAGCATGGAGATACGCCTGTTGAGCCAGACGCTTGACCTGTTCCCGATCGGCAACTGCGCCGCCAGCGCCCTCATCGACCGGACCGGCCGCTACATCTGGGCCTGCGTTCCCCGGGTGGACGGAGACCCGGTGTTCTGCGCCCTGCTGGACGGCCGCGATCCGGCGGCGGAGAAGGCGCAGGGCCTGTGGGCGATCGACGTGGAGGGCGCCGCCGAGATCACCCAGGCCTATCTGCGCAACACCCCCATACTCCGGACCGAGATCCGCACCGCCGACGGCGCTGCGGTGGAGATCATCGACTTCTGCCCCCGCTACCGCCACCTGGGCCGGCAGTACCGGCCGATGGCCTTCGTGCGGATCGTGCGTCCGCTCGCCGGCGCGCCGCGCATCCGCGTGCGGCTGAGCCCGATGATGAACTACGGCGAGCGGGCCTGCTACCAGACCGCCGGCTCGAACCACATCCGCTTCGTCGGCGAGGTCATGACCCTGCGCCTGACCACCGACTGCCCGGTCAGCCACGTGCAGGAGGCGCGCACCTTCCGGCTGGAGGAGCCGCTGGGCTTCTTCCTCGGACCGGACGAGGGCCTCGACGCCGACGTCGCCACCGTCACCGAGCGGATGCTGCGCGAGACCACCGAGTACTGGCGGCGCTGGGTGCGCACCCTGTCCGTGCCGCTGCAGTGGCAGGAGGCGGTGATCCGCGCGGCCATCACGCTCAAGCTGTGCACCTACGAGGAGACCGGGGCCATCGTCGCGGCCCTCACCACCTCGGTCCCGGAGCACGCCGCCGACGACGGCGCCGGCCGCAACTGGGACTACCGGTACTGTTGGCTGCGCGACGCCTACTACGTCGTCCAGGCCCTCAACCGGCTGGGCGCGGCCGACATCCTGGAGAACTACCTGGGCTACCTGCGCAACATCGTCGACCAGGCCGGCCGCGGCTCGATCGAGGGCGGTCCGAACGGAAACGGCCAGCCGGCCCTGCCGGGGCTCGGGCCCTGCGGCGTCGACCGGGGCCGCGCCGGCCACGTGCAGCCCGTCTACGGCGTCGGCATGGAGCCGGTGCTGACCGAGTGGATCGCGCCCCACCTGCGCGGCTATCGCGGCATAGGGCCCGTGCGGGTGGGCAACCAGGCGCACGAGCACATGCAGCACGACGTCTACGGCCAGATCATCCTGTCCACCGTGCAGGCGTTCTTCGACGAGCGGCTGCTGCGCCCCGCCACGGTGGACGACTTCTGCGCCCTGGAGCCGATCGCCGAGCGGGCCTTCGAGCTGCACGACAAGCCGGACGCCAGCCTCTGGGAGTTCCGCGGCCGCGAGGCGGTGCACACCTACTCGTCGGTCATGTGCTGGGCCGCGTGCGACCGGCTGGGCAACGCCGCGGTCAAGCTGGGCCTGACCGAGCGGGCGGCCTATTGGAACGACCGGGCCGCCAGGATCCGCGCCACCATCGAGGCGCGGGCCTGGAACGAGGCCGAGGGCCGCTTCGCCGCCACCTTCGACGGCGACGAGCTGGACGCCTCGCTGCTGCAGCTCGTGGACGTGCGGTTCGCGTCGCCGGACGACCCACGCATGCAGGCCACCATGGCGGCCGTCGAGCACGGCCTGCGCCGCGGCCCGTTCATGCTGCGCTACGCCATCGCCGACGACTTCGGCGTGCCCAAGACCGCGTTCAACTTCTGCACCTTCTGGCTGATCGAGGCCCTGCACCTGTCGGGCCGCAGCGACGAGGCGCGCGCGCTGTTCGAGGAGATGCTGGAGCGCCGGACGGCCGCGGGCCTGCTGTCGGAGGACATCTCGTTCACCGGCGACGAGCTGTGGGGGAACTACCCCCAGACCTACTCGCTGGTCGGGCTGATCAACTGCGCCATGCTGCTGTCCGAGCCCTGGTCGAGCGTCCGGTAGGACCGAGCCGAGACCCCCTCCCGGGAACCTTCGCCGTCGTCGCGGGTAGTTCCGGCATGACCGACGAGACCAAGCTGCGCGAGGCGCTGCAGGCCGCCAACGCGCTGATCGGCCGGCTGCAGGAGCTGGTCGCCGACAGGCTGTCGCAGAAGGGCGAGTTCGACGAGGCGCGCGCCTTCTACGACGTGGTCGAGATCCTGGAGACCTCGCAGGAGATCTCCAAGGTGCGGATGGCGCTGGACGACGACCCGTTCCGTTTCGGCGACCCGACGCCCGCGGCGGCGGGAGACAACACGGGCTAGAGCGAAGACGCGGCTAGTCCGACCAGGCCCGCCCGACGCGCTCGATGAGCGCGAAGGCGCCCGGCGGTCCCCAGGAGCCGGCCGGATAGGTCTTGGGCGCCATCCCGGCGTCGGCCCAGGATTGCGCCACCCCGTCCACCCACTTCCACGCCTCCTCCACCTCGTCGCGGCGGACGAACAGGGTGGAGTTGCCGTGGATCACGTCCAGCAGCAGCCGCTCGTAGGCGATCCGCCGGCGTGCGCCGGGCCCCGAGTAGGCCCGCAGCAGCGACAGCGACAGGGGCAGGGACTGCAGGCGCATGCCGCCCTGACTGATCCCCGGCGCCTTGTTCATCAGCAGCAGCTCGATGTCCTCGTCCGGCTGCAGGTCGATGACCAGGCGGTTGGCCACCAGGTCGTGCCGGCTGTCCTCGCCGAAGATGGAGTGCGGCACGCATTTGAACTGGATCGCGATCTGGGTGCGCCGCTCGGGCAGGCGCTTGCCGGTGCGCAGGAAGAACGGCACGCCGGCCCAGCGCCAGTTGTCGATGTCGGCCCGCAGCGCCACGAAGGTCTCGGTCCCGCTGGGCTGGCCCCGCTCGGCCTCGTAGGCCTGGGCCGCAGCCCCGCCGACCACCCCGCCGGCGTACTGGCCGCGGATCGAGGCGTTCTGGGCGTCGGCGCGGGTGAAGGGCCGCAGGCTCTTCAGCACCTTCACCTTCTCGTTGCGGACCGAGTCCGGCTCCATGTCGGTGGGCGGCTCCATGGCCACCAGGCAGAGGAGCTGCAGCATGTGGTTCTGCAGCATGTCGCGCAGGGCGCCGTACTCGTCGTAGTAGGGCCAGCGGTCGCCGACCCCTTCCGTCTCGGCTACGGTGATCTGCACGTGGTCGATGAGCTGGTTGTTCCAGAGCGGCTCGAACAGCGTGTTGGCGAACCGCAGGGCGATCAGGTTCTGGACCGTCTCCTTGCCGAGGTAGTGGTCGATGCGGAAGATCCGGTCCTCCTCGAAGACCTCGCCCACGGCGGCGTTGATCACCCGCGAGCTCTGAAGGTCCCGGCCGATCGGCTTTTCGAGCACGATGCGGGTCCCCTCGCCCGCCAGGCCGGCGCCCGCCAGGGCCGCGCAGACGCGCCCGTAGAGGCTGGGCGAGAGGGCCAGGTAGAAGATCGGCCGGCGGGCCTCGCCCAGGGCCTCCTTCAGCGCCGCCGCGCCCTCGGCATGGGTGGCGTCGGCGGCCACATAGTCCAGCCGCTCGGCGAACCGGCGCCAGGCCGCTTCGTCCAGCCCCTCGGCGCGAGCCTTGAGGGCGGCGTGGACCTCGTCGCGGAACGCCTCGCGGCTCATCTCCTGGCGCGCCGTGGCCACGACCCGGAAGCCGTCCGGCAGGAAGCCGTCGGCGTCGAGGAAGTAGAGCGAGGGCAGGAGCATCCGCCGCGCGAGGTCCCCCGTGCCGCCGAACAGCACGATCGCATCGGCCTGTGGCGTCTCTGCCATCTGGTTTCCTTCGGTTAGACTGCGCGCGGAGCCGGGAAGGCAGCGCGAAGGGCGCCCTTGCGTCAAGGCCTAGCCGCCGCCCTCGCTACAGCCAAGCTCGGATCGAATATGTGCCCCCGAGCGTTAAGCAGCGGCCTGGGGGTTGGGATCCTGCATGTCAGTGGAAGCTCTTAAAATCGGTTTGCCTGCGCCGAAACCGCTGCGTCTGAGCGGTGCGGCGCTGTTCCTGGACCTCGACGGCACCCTCGCGCCCATCG
The Phenylobacterium zucineum HLK1 genome window above contains:
- the zwf gene encoding glucose-6-phosphate dehydrogenase, coding for MAETPQADAIVLFGGTGDLARRMLLPSLYFLDADGFLPDGFRVVATARQEMSREAFRDEVHAALKARAEGLDEAAWRRFAERLDYVAADATHAEGAAALKEALGEARRPIFYLALSPSLYGRVCAALAGAGLAGEGTRIVLEKPIGRDLQSSRVINAAVGEVFEEDRIFRIDHYLGKETVQNLIALRFANTLFEPLWNNQLIDHVQITVAETEGVGDRWPYYDEYGALRDMLQNHMLQLLCLVAMEPPTDMEPDSVRNEKVKVLKSLRPFTRADAQNASIRGQYAGGVVGGAAAQAYEAERGQPSGTETFVALRADIDNWRWAGVPFFLRTGKRLPERRTQIAIQFKCVPHSIFGEDSRHDLVANRLVIDLQPDEDIELLLMNKAPGISQGGMRLQSLPLSLSLLRAYSGPGARRRIAYERLLLDVIHGNSTLFVRRDEVEEAWKWVDGVAQSWADAGMAPKTYPAGSWGPPGAFALIERVGRAWSD